A section of the Pochonia chlamydosporia 170 chromosome 2, whole genome shotgun sequence genome encodes:
- a CDS encoding DJ-1/PfpI family protein (similar to Togninia minima UCRPA7 XP_007913250.1) translates to MMMSAQRTVGFAALRARSLPVVGRGFSISTSSRLGLKESSSQTDADYDKHKRDSLDKQKKGAGHWKPELASDSEEAVKADRAPSGREEISKLQERTKKSAEETSKSGTKTAVPFMAFKDAGFHVTVATENGKSPACDAKMLQGLTQKLLGATASVVSQYNTVSQSPEWANPVAWTSPSFSLDDYNLVFLPGGHEKSVRQVIDSAVVHKLLLDFFPKTKKPSSKAVGAVCHGVMVLSEAKGEDGRSAIHDAVTTTLPARFEQVAFWGTRAFLGDYYKTYGACSADVEESVRKALDDPAKQFRGSLGPGPFVVEDETYNYVSARFPGDVALLSEKLVALARSLGGS, encoded by the exons ATGATGATGTCTGCCCAACGCACCGTTGGCTTTGCCGCCCTACGAGCCAGGAGCCTGCCCGTCGTTGGTCGCGGGTTCAGCATCTCGACGAGCAGCCGGCTCGGATTGAAGGAGTCGTCTAGTC AGACGGACGCGGACTACGATAAACATAAGCGGGATTCGCTGGATaagcagaagaagggcgcTGGGCACTGGAAGCCGGAACTTGCGTCGGATAGTGAGGAGGCTGTGAAGGCGGATAGGGCGCCGTCGGGGAGGGAGGAGATTTCGAAGTTGCAggagaggacgaagaagtcTGCGGAGGAGACGTCCAAGTCTGGGACTA AAACCGCCGTCCCGTTCATGGCTTTCAAAGATGCCGGATTCCACGTAACAGTTGCCACGGAAAATGGCAAATCCCCCGCCTGCGATGCCAAAATGCTGCAAGGCCTCACTCAGAAACTCCTC GGCGCCACAGCATCAGTAGTATCTCAATACAACACCGTGTCCCAGTCGCCGGAATGGGCGAACCCCGTGGCATGGACATCGCCATCCTTCTCACTGGACGACTacaacctcgtcttcctGCCTGGCGGGCACGAAAAGTCCGTCCGGCAGGTCATTGACTCGGCGGTCGTGCATAAGCTACTACTGGACTTCTTCCCCAAGACTAAGAAACCTAGTAGCAAGGCTGTTGGGGCGGTGTGCCACGGCGTCATGGTCCTTTCTGAGGCGAAGGGCGAGGATGGCAGGAGTGCGATTCACGATGCTGTTACGACGACTCTGCCGGCAAGGTTTGAGCAGGTTGCGTTTTGGGGGACGAGGGCGTTTCTGGGGGATTATTACAAGACGTATGGGGCGTGTAGTGCTGATGTGGAAGAGAGT GTTCGCAAGGCGTTGGATGATCCGGCGAAGCAGTTTAGGGGGAGTCTTGGTCCGGGACC gtttgttgttgaggatgagacgTACAATTATGTTAGTGCTCGGTTTCCGGGGGATGTTGCCCTATTGTCTGAGAAGCTTGTTGCTTTGGCGAGAAGCTTGGGCGGTTCTTGA
- a CDS encoding mitochondrial carrier protein PET8 (similar to Metarhizium robertsii ARSEF 23 XP_007821539.2), with amino-acid sequence MSNPPFQTALLAGALAGTTVDLSLFPLDTLKTRLQSSAGFFPSGGFSGIYRGIGSAVVGSAPGAAFFFCTYETTKDILKRQGALPEAVTQMIAASLGEVAACAVRVPTEVVKQRAQAGLHGGSSRAALGAILSQYSTRGLGTVWRELYRGWGITVFREVPFTVIQFPLWEAMKAWRLKREKGSRKDVTAVESALFGSIAGAISAAATTPLDVLKTRVMLSKERVSVLEVFGRLMKEDGIRPFFAGVAPRVTWISVGGAIFLGSYQWAINTMGAIS; translated from the coding sequence ATGTCCAACCCACCCTTCCAAACCGCCCTCCTGGCAGGCGCCCTCGCCGGAACGACAGTCGAcctctccctcttcccccTCGACACACTCAAGACCCGACTCCAATCATCGGCCGGCTTCTTCCCATCAGGTGGCTTCTCCGGAATATACCGTGGAATAGGCTCAGCGGTGGTCGGATCCGCCCCCGgcgcagccttcttcttctgcacGTACGAGACGACAAAGGACATCTTGAAGAGGCAGGGAGCGCTGCCCGAGGCGGTGACGCAGATGATTGCCGCGAGTTTGGGGGAGGTGGCAGCCTGTGCGGTGAGGGTGCCGACAGAGGTGGTGAAGCAGAGGGCGCAGGCGGGACTGCACGGGGGTTCGTCGAGGGCGGCGCTGGGCGCGATATTGTCGCAGTATTCGACGCGGGGGCTGGGTACCGTGTGGAGGGAGCTGTATAGGGGTTGGGGTATAACGGTGTTTAGGGAGGTGCCGTTTACGGTGATTCAGTTTCCGCTGTGGGAGGCGATGAAGGCGTGGCGGTTGAAGCGGGAGAAGGGGTCGCGGAAGGATGTGACGGCCGTGGAGAGTGCTTTGTTTGGAAGTATAGCTGGGGCTATTTCGGCTGCCGCTACGACACCGTTGGACGTGCTGAAGACGAGAGTCATGTTGTCCAAGGAGAGGGTGTCGGTCCTGGAAGTGTTTgggaggttgatgaaggaggaCGGTATCCGGCCGTTCTTTGCTGGGGTTGCACCCAGAGTGACTTGGATTTCTGTGGGAGGTGCCATTTTCTTGGGGAGCTATCAGTGGGCTATTAATACCATGGGCGCCATTTCATGA
- a CDS encoding WD repeat protein (similar to Neosartorya fischeri NRRL 181 XP_001259510.1), producing the protein MAKKARQRISYVLENAKSSEGGHRLGVNGLAVDTNNGILYSGGRDGIVCAWDLDLDLKSSSSVTDTSLEKKPSRSKFRAQVQPHTHWINDITLAQNNTALVSASSDLTVKVWRPYSEEDNTRTIAIGEHADYVKCVETPPADMNANWLASAGLDRKICLWDLNGAGKTLEVDVRGEEIPEKGSVYALAVGRGLMACGGPEKIVRLHDPRTGDKVSKLVGHLDIIRSILIDDSGDTILSASADKTIKMWSVKGGRCMYTFTMHDESIWSLFSEDPSLGVFYSADRSGLVAKTDVRGSIEDIDNGLSLAVAEEHCGVCKVVAAGGHIWTATNRSSVNRWGDVDTSTDTNLPERFRHQRAASAASNKLRQAAVAPNAQNANTNKKEIAPESILRISNTAVFPTRSTFSSESNNLNETLGRRGSEVVVEQQDPEVKPIHQTPEETIEGQFGLLKHKMLNDRRRVLTLDTAGDVLLWDLLACKPVQSFGKQHLEDVEAVVNTREAVAPWCSVDLSSGNLTVVLEPFNCFDAEIYADELKLDEPIEFREDQRISLGRWILRYLFANLIDEEIKRDESYRQKLNEEVAKNQAATRANAPTSIDIPSANVSNWDKSDQVTTPRANGSQLHQGTPGLGIGLATPGPGVTLPGVPEEAVSSPLSPAEKGDKEDYFASGSAGVSSAPAAESVDAKTSMENGNEKGKDKEKEKDKDKDKAADTTKSPGSTFGKKFRMSFSTKKLGRSSSQATQEKPVVVDEKAEESESSSTNEKEVDDSFFGVIQKIRNDYDKQFADTPEKLIETRVTPSLPNETPVLKLPHGTKIILQEETSGGSANVYQGTVQNVGKDADIIEQKAPMWLGDVLLQNLVPFKEPVKISFVLHPMGDLSALSPADGNNRLNANRMLRVKKILAYVAERIEEMPEEPEPNALPPEEYLELYCNDQLLDPLMSLATIRTHVWKSGNDVVLYYKANGRKEIIPPKPAASMIPADTPGAPGPVGAPATPAESSAAATGTATATAAA; encoded by the exons ATGGCTAAGAAGGCGCGTCAGAGAATTAGCTACG TTCTCGAGAACGCCAAATCCTCTGAGGGAGGCCACCGCTTAGGCGTAAACGGCCTTGCTGTCGATACGAACAATGGCATCCT CTACTCTGGTGGACGAGATGGCATTGTCTGCGCCTGGGACCTCGACCTCGATCTCAAATCGTCCTCCTCCGTGACGGACACCTCACTAGAAAAGAAGCCATCCCGGAGCAAGTTCCGTGCCCAAGTACAACCCCATACCCACTGGATAAACGACATAACCTTGGCGCAAAATAATACTGCATTGGTCTCAGCCTCGTCCGATCTTACCGTCAAGGTATGGCGGCCTTACTCGGAGGAGGACAACACCCGTACCATCGCAATCGGAGAGCATGCCGATTACGTGAAATGTGTTGAGACTCCACCGGCCGATATGAATGCCAACTGGCTTGCCTCTGCCGGTTTGGATCGCAAAATTTGCCTCTGGGATCTGAACGGAGCTGGAAAGACTCTCGAGGTAGATGTCAGGGGCGAGGAGATCCCGGAAAAGGGATCTGTCTACGCCTTGGCTGTTGGTAGAGGCCTCATGGCATGCGGCGGGCCGGAAAAGATAGTTCGCTTGCACGATCCACGGACTGGTGACAAGGTCTCTAAATTGGTCGGCCACTTAGATATCATTCGGTCTATTCTCATTGATGACTCTGGCGACACGATTCTGAGCGCCAGCGCCGACAAAACCATCAAAATGTGGAGTGTCAAGGGTGGTCGCTGCATGTATACCTTCACAATGCACGACGAAAGCATTTGGTCTCTGTTCTCGGAAGACCCGAGCCTTGGAGTATTCTATAGCGCTGATCGATCTGGACTTGTAGCCAAGACTGACGTTCGAGGCAGCATAGAGGATATTGACAATGGGCTTAGTCTGGCAGTCGCGGAGGAGCATTGCGGTGTATGCAAGGtcgttgctgctggcggccACATCTGGACTGCTACAAACCGGTCGTCGGTCAATCGTTGGGGTGATGTCGACACCAGCACCGATACTAACCTCCCAGAGCGGTTCCGCCATCAGAGGGCTGCATCTGCCGCATCCAACAAGCTGCGTCAAGCTGCTGTAGCACCAAATGCTCAGAACGCGAATACAAATAAGAAGGAGATCGCCCCAGAGTCCATTCTCCGTATTTCCAATACTGCCGTTTTCCCTACTCGCAGCACCTTCAGTTCAGAGTCCAACAACTTGAACGAGACTTTGGGCAGACGGGGGTCGGAAGTTGTGGTAGAGCAACAGGATCCAGAAGTGAAGCCAATtcatcaaacaccagaaGAGACCATCGAAGGCCAATTTGGACTTTTGAAACACAAGATGCTCAACGATAGGAGACGGGTGTTGACATTGGATACTGCTGGTGACGTCCTGCTTTGggatcttcttgct TGCAAGCCTGTTCAAAGTTTTGGCAAACAGCATCTAGAAGATGTTGAGGCCGTTGTCAATACGCGGGAAGCCGTGGCACCGTGGTGCTCAGTAGATTTGAGCTCTGGCAATCTCACCGTTGTCCTGGAGCCTTTCAACTGTTTTGATGCCGAGATATACGCGGACgagttgaagttggatgagCCAATAGAGTTTAGGGAAGATCAGAGAA TCAGCCTCGGAAGGTGGATTTTGAGATACCTCTTCGCTAATTTGATTGACGAAGAGATCAAGCGGGATGAGAGCTACAGGCAGAAATTGAACGAAGAGGTTGCGAAGAATCAAGCCGCCACTCGGGCCAATGCTCCTACCTCGATTGATATCCCCTCAGCGAATGTTTCGAACTGGGACAAATCTGATCAAGTTACCACCCCTCGAGCTAATGGctcacagcttcatcaaggcaCGCCTGGTTTGGGAATCGGCCTCGCAACTCCCGGTCCTGGTGTGACGCTGCCAGGTGTACCAGAAGAGGCTGTGTCTAGCCCTCTGAGCCCAGCTGAGAAGGGAGACAAGGAAGACTACTTTGCCAGCGGCAGCGCAGGTGTGTCCAGTGCCCCAGCTGCAGAGTCGGTAGACGCAAAGACGTCGATGGAGAACGGCAATGAAaagggcaaggacaaggaaaaagaaaaggatAAAGACAAAGATAAAGCAGCCGATACAACGAAATCGCCTGGCAGCACCTTTGGAAAGAAGTTCCGAATGTCCTTTAGCACCAAGAAACTAGGTCGATCATCGTCGCAAGCAACTCAGGAGAAGCCTGTAGTCGTTGACGAAAAGGCGGAGGAGTCCGAGTCATCGTCCACAAATGAAAAAGAAGTAGATGATAGCTTCTTTGGAGTCATCCAGAAGATTCGAAACGACTACGACAAACAGTTTGCCGACACACCAGAGAAACTGATCGAAACCAGAGTCACACCCAGTCTTCCAAACGAAACTCCAGTCTTGAAGCTTCCACATGGAACCAAGATCATTCTTCAAGAGGAGACGTCTGGTGGCAGCGCCAATGTCTATCAAGGAACAGTCCAGAACGTTGGCAAGGATGCCGACATTATTGAACAAAAGGCTCCAATGTGGCTTGGGGACGTTTTATTGCAGAACCTCGTTCCCTTCAAGGAGCCAGTCAAAATCTCGTTTGTTCTTCATCCTATGGGAGACCTGTCTGCTCTGTCGCCGGCAGACGGGAATAACAGATTAAACGCAAACAGAATGTTGCGAGTCAAGAAAATCTTGGCCTATGTTGCCGAAAGGATTGAGGAAATGCCCGAGGAACCAGAGCCCAATGCGCTACCTCCTGAAGAATATCTCGAATTGTACTGTAATGATCAG CTCCTTGACCCTTTGATGAGTCTTGCAACAATCCGCACCCATGTGTGGAAGAGCGGTAACGACGTTGTGTTGTACTACAAAGCCAATGGGCGCAAGGAGATCATACCACCCAAGCCAGCAGCATCGATGATTCCAGCGGATACACCAGGGGCACCAGGACCAGTAGGAGCCCCGGCGACACCGGCGGAatcttctgctgctgctacTGGTACGGCTACGGCTACAGCGGCGGCATAG
- a CDS encoding far upstream element-binding protein 2 (similar to Cordyceps militaris CM01 XP_006671995.1), translating into MADSHPDIQSILAALAAQRSAGASSQTPPGPPGQSYPPPASSAQPSHYQAAPPGAAPGYGAPGHGLPAPTSSGNVDLSAIRPINSGTMNFDDIVSKARAYAADNGATSYDRPLVYGSESRNSDRNYRRSRSRSPPRGDYRDDRRGGHGRDYGRDRSYSPPGRGRFSPRGGGGGGGGGGGRDRSPLRGGDENSETIQIESSLVGLIIGRQGENLRRIEADTNCRVQFLAATDGGPFRQCRISGPRPRRAEVKDAINRIIEDSGMGALNRPQEKTRDANKGGATALRDGEDHMQIMVPDRTVGLIIGRGGETIRDLQERSGCHINIVGESKSVNGLRPVNLIGTVEAAARAKDFIMEIVDSDTRGDGPAAKKAAAMPVLRSEPPPRDSTGSAGPDKINDSVYVPSDAVGMIIGKGGETIREMQNTTGCKINVAQSSGPGETQREIALIGTRDSIARAKLAIDEKVDAVRQKSGSGGPPRGRGHQDYDRPSYSQGPDSTTNQPAAASSGDASDPYAQYGGYQNYVALWYQSLMHQQQQNNGDGTQTGAPAPGS; encoded by the exons ATGGCCGACTCGCATCCCGATATTCAAAGCATACTTGCGGCACTAG CCGCTCAGCGCTCAGCCGGTGCTTCATCACAAACGCCACCTGGACCACCTGGACAGTCTtatcctcctccagcttcatccGCGCAACCTTCTCATTATCAGGCTGCGCCTCCAGGCGCTGCTCCTGGCTATGGTGCACCTGGTCATGGACTCCCGGCCCCAACATCCAGTGGAAACGTTGACCTGAGTGCCATTCGGCCCATCAACTCTGGCACCATGAactttgacgacattgtCTCCAAGGCCCGAGCTTACGCTGCCGACAACGGCGCCACGTCCTATGATCGACCACTTGTATACGGCTCCGAGTCTAGAAATAGTGATCGCAACTATCGACGTTCGCGATCACGCTCCCCCCCTCGCGGGGACTACAGAGACGACCGTCGTGGCGGGCATGGTCGTGACTATGGACGCGATCGTTCCTATTCGCCACCTGGCAGAGGTCGGTTCTCGCCTcgtggaggcggcggaggtggaggtggaggcggcggacgAGACAGATCGCCGCTGCGTGGAGGAGACGAAAATTCAGAGACGATTCAAATCGAATCAAGCCTGGTAGGTTTGATCATTGGCCGGCAGGGCGAAAACCTGCGTCGTATAGAGGCAGATACCAATTGCCGTGTGCAATTCCTAGCTGCTACCGATGGTGGCCCATTCCGCCAGTGTAGGATCTCTGGTCCACGCCCCCGTCGTGCCGAAGTCAAGGACGCCATCAACAGAATCATCGAAGACAGCGGCATGGGTGCATTGAACCGACCTCAGGAGAAAACTCGCGACGCCAATAAAGGCGGCGCAACAGCACTGCGAGACGGTGAAGACCACATGCAAATCATGGTTCCCGATCGGACTGTAGGTTTGATCATTGGTCGTGGAGGTGAGACCATTCGTGATCTTCAGGAACGCTCTGGATGCCACATCAATATTGTCGGGGAGTCAAAGAGCGTCAATGGTTTGCGCCCTGTAAACCTCATTGGCACAGTGGAAGCCGCAGCCCGTGCCAAAGACTTCATTATGGAGATCGTCGATAGTGACACGAGAGGCGACGGCCCTGCAGCGAAGAAAGCTGCCGCCATGCCTGTTCTCCGTTCTGAGCCGCCTCCTAGGGACTCTACTGGCAGTGCCGGCCCTGACAAAATTAACGACTCCGTCTATGTCCCATCCGATGCTGTTGGCATGATTATCGGAAAGGGTGGTGAGACCATTCGCGAGATGCAAAATACAACTGGCTGCAAGATCAACGTTGCCCAGTCATCTGGCCCGGGAGAGACTCAGAGAGAAATTGCCCTGATTGGTACCCGTGATAGTATCGCGCgtgccaagttggccatcGATGAGAAAGTTGATGCTGTG CGACAAAAGAGCGGCTCTGGTGGCCCCCCTCGTGGCCGCGGGCATCAAGACTACGACCGGCCGTCGTATTCTCAAGGCCCTGATTCCACTACTAACCAACCTGCAGCGGCTTCGTCCGGTGATGCGTCGGATCCGTATGCTCAAT ACGGTGGATATCAAAATTACGTTGCCTTGTGGTACCAATCCTTGatgcaccaacaacaacaaaataaTGGCGACGGAACCCAAACTGGCGCCCCTGCTCCCGGCTCCTAA
- a CDS encoding indole-diterpene biosynthesis protein PaxU (similar to Metarhizium acridum CQMa 102 XP_007808188.1), with translation MAPSSKTVVASRAADEQALSWMQKLSPAVSYYDPHQEPSIPGSEPELVLILSWMGARQVHISKYALQYRKIYPSSRILIAQCPLAHVMFPWRTRGDLSPALPYLRDLSERQQRADETGDTSPKVLIQMFSNGGIHTASYLRNMLRGGQPHGTPILPRYVLVFDSCPGYFRWMSSYNALMQMLPWWSGPVVHSIIAMVCFYHFLRRVPAIQNRNARALRSPGLLAREARRTYLYGTEDDLILWQDVEDNARKAKDAGFTVRLEKFVGAKHVAIMRSEPERYWKAIQTSWLDEPTREGVQQ, from the coding sequence ATGGCTCCAAGTTCGAAGACAGTCGTTGCTTCCAGAGCCGCAGACGAACAAGCCCTGTCCTGGATGCAGAAGCTCAGTCCAGCCGTCTCCTACTATGATCCTCACCAAGAACCGTCTATTCCCGGCTCCGAACCTGAACTTGTCCTGATACTGTCATGGATGGGCGCACGACAAGTCCATATTTCAAAATATGCTCTACAATACCGCAAGATATATCCATCGTCACGAATTCTCATTGCGCAATGCCCCCTTGCCCACGTCATGTTCCCTTGGCGAACACGCGGCGATCTGTCCCCTGCGTTGCCATACCTTCGCGACTTGTCAGAACGTCAACAAAGAGCTGATGAAACTGGCGATACATCGCCAAAGGTTCTTATTCAGATGTTTTCGAATGGTGGCATCCACACGGCCAGCTATCTTCGTAACATGCTTCGCGGCGGACAACCCCATGGCACCCCCATCTTGCCACGATATGTCCTAGTATTCGACTCTTGTCCAGGATACTTCAGATGGATGAGCTCCTACAACGCCTTGATGCAAATGCTCCCatggtggtctggtcccgTTGTTCATtccatcatcgccatggtTTGCTTCTACCACTTCCTCCGTCGAGTTCCGGCTATTCAAAATCGAAATGCTCGAGCGCTGAGGTCCCCAGGTTTGTTGGCTAGAGAAGCTAGGCGGACGTATCTATATGGCACAGAAGACGATCTCATTTTGTGGCAGGACGTCGAGGATAATGCCCGGAAAGCCAAGGATGCCGGCTTCACGGTCCGACTGGAGAAGTTTGTAGGGGCCAAACACGTGGCAATTATGAGGTCAGAGCCAGAACGTTACTGGAAAGCCATTCAGACGTCGTGGCTGGATGAGCCAACAAGAGAAGGAGTTCAACAATAA
- a CDS encoding aspartic-type endopeptidase (similar to Cordyceps militaris CM01 XP_006671992.1): MVSVQLLLFAMGMQVALSAPSGQTDPPSPSEWDISKPLNGFTFQRAKALSAPTVDKPTLRYSKIANVQGHSGSRNAVSSLNRILRTPPSHGQHTYQNISTAGNFSTQYAIQCGWDGAPVWLLLDTGSADTWAVQRGFECHDSDGSKHKQSACAFGQPHIKKFQNGPIDDLHFYLRYGSGEKVLGPMGYADISCGGVSVSGQQAGLANYTYWHGNNLTVGILGLAYPSITSAFYGKIGQEAAWNAIQYVPFLTNAVMQGSIDPVFSVTLNKNSSDGIIGWGGLPPVRTDTDTYAETELIIANLIGSAETAWKYSFYTIVPDGVIWGQSRDKTKFPYIVDTGTTMNYLPPPLAEAIATAFQPRAVYLYQWGSYFAPCDAVPPRFAVVIGEVEFWVNPADMIFRDLIDPLTGYCAIAIASGGTGPYILGDVFLQNVVAVFDVGGAQMRFYRRN, translated from the exons ATGGTCTCTGTTCAACTTCTCCTCTTTGCTATGGGGATGCAAGTTGCCCTAAGCGCACCCAGTGGACAAACAGATCCGCCCAGTCCATCCGAATGGGACATATCCAAGCCTTTGAACGGATTCACATTCCAAAGGGCAAAAGCTTTATCCGCCCCAACAGTTGACAAACCAACTCTACGGTATTCAAAGATTGCCAATGTTCAAGGTCATTCAGGTAGTCGTAATGCCGTTTCTAGTTTGAACCGAATTCTACGGACTCCGCCATCACACGGTCAGCATACATACCAAAACATCAGTACTGCTGGAAACTTTTCCACACAATATGCCATCCAGTGCGGGTGGGATGGTGCGCCCGTGTGGCTACTTCTCGATACTGGAAGCGCCGACACCTGGGCCGTTCAAAGGGGGTTCGAATGCCATGACTCTGATGGTTCCAAGCACAAGCAAAGCGCATGTGCTTTTGGACAGCCTCATATAAAGAAGTTCCAAAATGGTCCGATCGATGACCTCCACTTCTATTTACGATACGGCTCTGGCGAGAAAGTTCTTGGTCCAATGGGTTATGCAGATATCTCTTGCGGGGGAGTTTCCGTTTCCGGTCAGCAAGCTGGTCTCGCGAACTATACTTACTGGCACGGGAACAACCTTACTGTTGGGATATTGGGACTTGCTTATCCCTCGATCACGAGTGCCTTCTACGGCAAGATCGGGCAAGAGGCCGCCTGGAATGCCATCCAGTACGTGCCATTTCTGACAAATGCTGTAATGCAAGGAAGCATAGACCCTGTCTTCAGTGTCACCTTGAATAAGAACTCCTCAGATGGAATCATCGGTTGGGGTGGTTTGCCACCAGTGCGGACAGACACAGATACATACGCTGAGACTGAACTCATTATC GCAAACCTTATTGGTTCGGCTGAAACAGCTTGGAAATACTCCTTCTATACGATTGTCCCAGATGGTGTAATCTGGGGTCAGAGCCGAGACAAGACAAAATTCCCATACATCGTGGATACTGGGACAACAATGAACTATCTTCCTCCTC CGTTGGCTGAGGCTATCGCCACTGCCTTCCAGCCTCGTGCCGTATACTTGTATCAATGGGGTTCTTACTTTGCCCCATGCGACGCGGTACCGCCTAGGTTCGCCGTAGTAATCGGAGAAGTAGAGTTTTGGGTCAATCCCGCGGACATGATTTTCCGAGATTTGATTGATCCGCTGACCGGATACtgtgccatcgccattgccagcgGTGGAACTGGGCCATACATCCTTGGTGATGTGTTTCTCCAAAATGTCGTTGCTGTTTTCGATGTCGGAGGGGCACAAATGCGTTTCTACCGCAGGAATTAA